GTTTGGTCCCACCGCGTTCAACTCGCAGCCGCTCCGGGTGACGTACATCCGGTCTGAGCAAGCACGCGCGGCACTTGTCGAAACCCTTGCCCACGGCAACCGCGCCAAAACAGCCTCCGCGCCCCTTGTCGCCGTTCTGGGCTACGACACGTCTTGGCAGGAACAGTGGGAAAACTTCCTTCCCGGCTACAACGCGCCCAAAGCCATGTACGACGCCGCCCCGGACCTCGCCGCGGCCACCGGGAACAACAACGCCCACCTGCAGGCCGGCTACTTTATCCTCGCCGTCCGGTCCCTTGGCTTCTCCGCCGGACCCATGACAGGTGCAGACTTCACCGCTATCGATGCGGCGTTTTTCCCCGACGGCAGCCAAAGGAGCTTCCTGGTGGTTAATATCGGGCAGCCGGCCGCGGATGCCTGGGGTGCCCCGAAGCCGAAGTTCGCCTACGAGGACGTTGTCCGCACGCTCTGACGGGAAGCCGCCGGCGAGGGGGTGGTCCCGGCGGTGTCCAGGCGCGGAGGTGCCTCCGGCACCATGGGGGACAGGCCGGAGGCACTCGGGACGCAATTCTGCGGTTGAGCGCACGGCCGC
This genomic window from Arthrobacter sp. EM1 contains:
- a CDS encoding malonic semialdehyde reductase — protein: MTIAHDEAVIGAAAVDAIFAEARTASTFTGEVTDEQARAIYELTKFGPTAFNSQPLRVTYIRSEQARAALVETLAHGNRAKTASAPLVAVLGYDTSWQEQWENFLPGYNAPKAMYDAAPDLAAATGNNNAHLQAGYFILAVRSLGFSAGPMTGADFTAIDAAFFPDGSQRSFLVVNIGQPAADAWGAPKPKFAYEDVVRTL